The segment GAGATTAGGTAACGTGGAAGTAGCTGAGTCATTGTTTGATCAGATGCCTGTGAAGGATATAATCACATGGACGAGTATGATCAAAGGCTACTCGTTTAACAAGAGGTATAGAGAAGCGATCTCAGTGTTCTATAAAATGACTGAGAAAGGTAAAGGGATTGTTCCTGATGAAGTGACTATGTCGACTGTTATCTCCGCTTGTGCGCATCTAGGAGTGGTGGAGATAGGTAAAGAGGTTCATATGTACACGGTGCAGAACGGGTTTGTTCTTGATGTCTACATTGGCTCAGCATTGGTGGATATGTATTCCAAATGCGGCTGCTTGAACCGAGCGCTTCTTGTGTTCTTTAATTTGCCTGAAAAGAATCTGTTCTGTTGGAATGCAATCATCGAAGGGTTAGCGGCTCATGGTTATGCACGAGAAGCACTGAGAATGCTTGAGAAGATGGAGGTGGAGTTGATCAAACCTAACGCAGTCACTTTCGTTAGTGTTTTAACCGCTTGTACTCACGCTGGTCTTGTAGAAGAAGGGCAGAAAGTATACCGTAGCATGAGTAGTGATTACTCCATTGTCTCTAACATTGAACACTACGGATGCATGGTTGCTTTATTAAGCAAAGCCGGGTTGATTCAAGAGGCTCTAGAGTTGATTGAAAGTATGGAGTTTGAACCAAATGCTGTTATCTGGGGGGCGTTGCTTGATGGGTGCAGGCTTCACAAGAACTTAGAGATAGCTGAGGTAGCGTTTAAGAGACTGATGGTTTTGGAGCCGAGGAACAGTGGGTACTATTCACTTTTAATTAGCATGTATGCTGGAGAAAACAAGTGGAGAGATGTCGCAGAGGTGAGAGGAAGGATGAGAGGGTTGGGTATAGAAAAGTTATGTCCAGGGACAAGTTGGATTGAGTTGGATAAACGAGTTCATATGTTTGCTGCAGCTGATAAGTCTCACTCTGCTTCAAATGAGGTTTACTCGTTGCTTGATGAGGTATTTGAACAGATGGGATTAGCTGGATACATGCAGGAATCTGAAGGTGTATATTAGGAGTTACTAGAAGCTACTCATTGTACTTCATCACCAGATGTTCATCAAATTGATGTTTTTAGTGTAGAAACCCAGATCTTCACAGTTCACCATTCATCAGAGCCTTGGTTCCGTAGAATAGCCACCCGAGAAAAGTCAAATATATGTTAGCCGCGTAACACAAAGTCAAAGCCCAAGACATAATGACATAtcaaaacaaactaaaatttaataagcTGTCTTTTTTCTCACTGTCGTAATGTATTTGTGAGTTACGAatttctttgaaatttcatataCTGATTCATGTATATTTAATGTTACATACTCACACCTACAAGTGTATGTCTTCGTTTTTCTGGTGGAGTCTATGAGAGTAAAGACTGAATCAAACTAGtgaattgaatatttttaatctatttgaatatatttttcgCTTTATGAGACATTTGAAATTTCCAAGTTCATTTGCTTAGTGGTTTCGTTTTTTAGGTGATGGCATGTCATCCTGACCTCCAAAATGGAATGTGAATCTACGTCATGAAACGTTTAAAATAGGGTTGGAAAACCAAAAAAAGTATAAAGAATCAATAGTCTGGTTGaccaacataaaaataataattaatagttgatttttatacaaaaaaactaTTGGTTTAACCACAATTCTTAACCGGTTGCTCTCTTACATTTACTAGACTCGCCTGGAGTAGCAAATTAAATGTCGAAAGCTAAACATTAATCAATGAGTACAAAGTACAAACTGGACCCGAGTCTAATTAATTAACGGTTGTAACCGGTATAGTGATTTGGCTTATCActtatttttttcatgtttacttGTGATATACATTGCGGTCCAAGCAGCGTGTCATCTTAACTTGTTTGATCAATTCCTATAAGTTtggttcaaatttgaaaaccaAGTCTTTCCAAGTAAAAGTCAAGCCACAAGAATATCAGAAGTAAGACCAAGAGCCCCAAAGTCACACAAAGCTACCAATTTAAAAATCAACCAACAACATAATCGAAACCTTATATATAGGTCATTATCGAACTAAATGTGATACACATCAAACAGGAGGTAAAGACATACAACAACTTCTACTcccaaaccaaaaaataataatttattcttTACTTtgaacacacaaaaaaagagagagagagaaatgatGATGAAGAGGCAACTGATATTTGGAGTGATTTTGCTCGGACTCTTGGTGATTTTCTTGGCCACCACACCAGTCGAAGCGGCTAGGCCGTTACGAACCGATGGTAAGATCCAGTTCGTGCTCCAGTTGCTGCAAAGAGGTACGGTGCCACCGTCAGGTCCAAACGGTTGTACCAACGACCCAAATGGCTCGGGAAAGTGCCACGGCTGAGCCGTCACGTTAGTctgattatttaaattttatttatttattttcttaaggTTAATTAATGCAATAAACACAACTATAATTTTGTGTATCGGCTCGAACTATAAACTCTGTAAGAGCTGTCAAAGCTAGCTattcttttatttgtttatgaACTTATATGTAACTTAAAAGTTCAAAGAAAACATGTAACTTTTTATcattattcttttattttaagcATTTCTGTTTGATATTATGAtataattaatccaagattataTTGGCGGTAATATATGTAGTTCACAAAATTAttctgaaacaaacaaaatatgataCCAGCAATAATAAATAATCAAGTGATCGGTCACCCATGGCACCTACGTCTATGTGTACATGGGAAGGTTGGTGCAACAATTTCGACCCGACCCGCTAACCGGACCCCCTTTCCAGCACCTAGAATACGAACCGTATCTCAACGGGGGAGGTTGGGAACGTCCTAATGGCTTAAACGCGCTTGATGTCTAATTAAGGAAACAACAAAAATGTCAACTAGTATgtgtcttctttttttgaaacacaacttaTATTAATGCCATAGAAAGAGTTAGGTGCTAGCCATTAAGACTATTTgtcttcatatattttttttacctaCTCTTTAACTATTATTAGTCCAAAGGAAACGTAAACTGATCACTTCTTTTACGTATGGGAACGTAATTTTTGTTGTAGGGCTTTTTAGTTTGCATGGGgttttattgtaatttttttttggttttattataaTTCGATAGTGACACTTCCAAATAGAGAGAGTATTTTTGGTTAACATCTCAAGGCTTCACTTTGGGGTTTTCTCTTCACTATCTTTGACTTTTGACTGTATTAGCTACAAAAAGAATAATGGTGTTCAACATTTGATTCAAGCGTGTGGGGTACGTTGTGTTTAGTGTGAACTATGTAAATATGTAATGAAAAACATAAACTATGTTACATGTCAATGGACGCGTTTACCATATATGAAATGTACTAAATCTATTACGTCAAAGTTTCATTTATGAATATATACTCATTTCATGAAGAGCTAAGCTGGCAagcaaataattattatttttcttgtttgaaAATATGCGTATAATGAACTAATTTAGTTAGTTGATCTTTCATATAAATTCTGCATGTTAATGAAATCTACAAGCTAAAACTGAATTGAAACACTAAGCCAACTCCATTGGCTGGTGAACCTATTGGAATAATGATATCACCCACCTGACCATTGGACCAGACCTCTCTACAACGACTAGAAAAACAATGTGATACTGGCTCAGAACTTTGCTTTAGGTCTTTAAAATGTTAAGCACGGCAAACCTCATGTGTGATTGTGCGTGTATATCGGTATACGGAATTGGAAAGTTCAAGGAAGAAACTAGATGAACGTGTAAGTTACCAAACAAAACTATATGAATGTGTATCAAAAGAATTATTATATAGTTCAAAGTCAAACCttattttgattattaaaaATTCAATACTTCTAACATAGTATGGTGACTGGTGAGGTTCAACTTTAAATATGTCAAAGAACATTGTTTCTATCATACTTGATTTAATCATGCTCTGTATTTTATTTAATGGCTTTGGCTTTGGGGATCCATAGAATTTCAGATGACAAAAAATAACTAGTTCGTAAGAGCATTTATAATGtataactttattttatttttgtaaataaaataattttatgaaaaatatattattttattaaataaatctatGATAAAATGAAAACAGAGTAAAATTAAAGAAggtttaattttgaaataagaaATCGAATAGGGTGGGAAATGATTAAAAATAGCATATCCAAGTATATACAAACCGGTTAAGTGGCTCAATATCAATTTCACAGTTGGTTCCCTGAtaattggtttggttcggttcggtttagttaatttgatttggtttagTAAAAGTGGAGATTGGGTCGGTATTTGCTGTTAGAACGTTCACGAAAAATCTCACAGCTCTCTCTGTAGAAATCGcgccgactctctctctctctctctctctctacactcCATCCATCGAGCAAAGAAAGAGTTCTCAGCTGAGAGAGATGCAAGCTATCTCGAAAGTTTCTTCTGCAGCCTCCTTGTTTCGATGTTCTACGGTTTGTGTTTCTTTTCCCTCTTTAAACTCGTGCTGTATAGTTCCTCTAATCTTTGTCTCTCAGTGGTAGGATTGTAAATTAT is part of the Brassica rapa cultivar Chiifu-401-42 chromosome A09, CAAS_Brap_v3.01, whole genome shotgun sequence genome and harbors:
- the LOC103843567 gene encoding pentatricopeptide repeat-containing protein At1g06143 produces the protein MNALTTVSSLRRCSTSLLENLPILQLIKQCSSPKLLDSALAAMVKTSQNQDCFFMNQFITACTSFNRIDLALSSMTQMQEPNVFVYNALIKGFLTCSLPIRSLELYVRMLRDSVSPSSYTYSSLVKASLFDRVVGESVHAHIWKFGFCFHVQIQTTLIVFYSGLGRIEEARKVFDEMPERDEFTWTTMVSAYVRDFDMDSANALANRMSEKNVATWNCLIDGYMRLGNVEVAESLFDQMPVKDIITWTSMIKGYSFNKRYREAISVFYKMTEKGKGIVPDEVTMSTVISACAHLGVVEIGKEVHMYTVQNGFVLDVYIGSALVDMYSKCGCLNRALLVFFNLPEKNLFCWNAIIEGLAAHGYAREALRMLEKMEVELIKPNAVTFVSVLTACTHAGLVEEGQKVYRSMSSDYSIVSNIEHYGCMVALLSKAGLIQEALELIESMEFEPNAVIWGALLDGCRLHKNLEIAEVAFKRLMVLEPRNSGYYSLLISMYAGENKWRDVAEVRGRMRGLGIEKLCPGTSWIELDKRVHMFAAADKSHSASNEVYSLLDEVFEQMGLAGYMQESEGVY
- the LOC108869798 gene encoding uncharacterized protein LOC108869798 codes for the protein MMMKRQLIFGVILLGLLVIFLATTPVEAARPLRTDGKIQFVLQLLQRGTVPPSGPNGCTNDPNGSGKCHG